In the Propionispora hippei DSM 15287 genome, one interval contains:
- a CDS encoding P-II family nitrogen regulator — MKITKIDIITRPEKLEELKEALNAIGVAGMTVTQVYGCGLSKGHKEVYRGKEVTINLVPKVKVETVVCEVPVEKVLEAAKKSCHTGNLGDGKIFVYPIENAVRIRTGEEGDIAIIDPK; from the coding sequence ATGAAAATAACCAAAATAGATATCATTACCCGTCCTGAGAAACTGGAAGAACTGAAAGAAGCTCTCAACGCCATCGGTGTTGCCGGCATGACGGTAACCCAAGTGTACGGTTGCGGGTTATCCAAGGGACATAAAGAAGTATACCGTGGCAAGGAAGTCACCATTAACCTGGTGCCCAAAGTCAAAGTCGAAACAGTTGTTTGTGAAGTACCTGTCGAGAAGGTACTGGAAGCGGCAAAAAAATCCTGCCATACCGGCAACCTGGGCGACGGAAAAATCTTCGTTTATCCGATTGAAAATGCCGTTCGCATCCGTACCGGTGAAGAAGGCGATATCGCCATTATTGATCCGAAATAA